Proteins found in one Candidatus Eisenbacteria bacterium genomic segment:
- a CDS encoding alanine--glyoxylate aminotransferase family protein, translating to MTLTTAVSQAATRAATRARLFTPGPVEIPVRILRALSQVPPHHRTEVFRATFKRVTESMRELHRTQGELFLIGASGTGAMEAAVVNLLSPSDKALVIVGGKFGERWMNLLKAYGVAFEKIDVEWGHAVDPALVERMLKTNPDISALFSTHSETSTGAIHDIETIAKITRPRGVSLVVDAITSLGIHPLPQDAWGVDVVVCGSQKGLMIPPGLASVSLAPFAMSAIEKDGLPRFYFDLRKARKTAPLGETPWTPPVSLVLALEEALAMISEEGLDNVHLRHRKLALSMRAGAQALGFKLFAANPSHALTALYPPDGVDASAVIKRLRDVHGIVVAGGQDHLKGKIFRIGHMGCYDLGDVFTMMGALEECAGALGRPAKGGTEAAHHAWATA from the coding sequence ATGACGCTGACGACCGCCGTGAGTCAGGCCGCGACCCGCGCGGCGACCCGCGCACGACTGTTCACGCCCGGCCCGGTGGAGATTCCGGTGCGCATCCTGCGGGCTCTGTCGCAGGTGCCGCCGCATCACAGGACCGAGGTGTTCCGCGCAACGTTCAAGCGGGTCACGGAGTCCATGCGCGAGCTGCACCGAACGCAGGGCGAGCTGTTCCTGATCGGGGCTTCGGGCACGGGCGCCATGGAAGCGGCGGTCGTCAATCTGCTCTCGCCGTCCGACAAAGCGCTGGTGATCGTGGGCGGCAAGTTCGGCGAGCGCTGGATGAATCTGCTCAAGGCCTACGGTGTGGCGTTCGAGAAGATCGACGTCGAGTGGGGACATGCGGTGGATCCCGCCTTGGTCGAGCGGATGCTGAAGACCAACCCCGACATCAGTGCCTTGTTCTCCACGCACAGCGAGACATCGACCGGCGCCATCCACGACATCGAGACCATCGCCAAGATCACTCGCCCGCGCGGTGTGAGTCTCGTGGTGGACGCCATCACCAGCCTCGGTATCCATCCCCTTCCCCAGGACGCCTGGGGCGTGGACGTGGTGGTATGCGGCTCCCAGAAGGGGCTGATGATCCCGCCCGGGCTGGCTTCGGTGAGTCTCGCGCCGTTCGCGATGTCGGCGATCGAGAAGGATGGGCTGCCGCGCTTCTACTTCGACCTGCGCAAGGCGCGGAAGACCGCGCCGCTCGGCGAGACCCCATGGACCCCGCCGGTCAGCCTCGTGCTCGCGCTCGAAGAGGCCCTGGCGATGATCTCCGAGGAAGGCCTGGACAATGTTCACCTGCGCCACCGCAAGCTCGCGCTCTCGATGCGGGCGGGTGCACAGGCGCTCGGCTTCAAGCTCTTCGCCGCCAATCCCTCGCACGCGCTCACCGCGCTCTATCCGCCCGACGGCGTGGATGCTTCGGCGGTCATCAAGCGGCTGCGTGACGTTCACGGGATCGTGGTCGCGGGCGGACAGGATCACCTGAAGGGCAAGATCTTCCGCATCGGCCACATGGGCTGCTACGACCTCGGCGACGTGTTCACGATGATGGGCGCGCTCGAGGAATGCGCAGGCGCTCTGGGCCGGCCCGCCAAGGGAGGCACCGAAGCCGCGCATCACGCCTGGGCCACGGCGTGA
- a CDS encoding hydroxyacid dehydrogenase, whose product MKVLVTDKADAKALDRIRRAGHEVVEKVGLQGAELVEALNGAQALLVRGGTKVTGDVLRATTTLKVVVRAGTGLDNVDAAAAREKSIAVYNTPNANSVSVAELVFGLLLAFERHLVDAARELRDGKWEKVRFSGHEIAGRRMGLVGFGRIAREVATRARAFQMEVWAYDPVLASWPEDFSWVKRVELGELLVASDVLSLHVPLDDKTRGMIGAPELAKMKLDAVLINCSRGGVVDETALTEALKAKQLRGAAIDVFANEPPGRIPLLELPNVIAAPHLGASTAEAQGRAGDDAAAILVEALAKL is encoded by the coding sequence GTGAAGGTTCTGGTCACCGACAAGGCCGATGCCAAGGCCCTCGACCGCATCCGGCGCGCCGGTCACGAAGTGGTCGAGAAGGTGGGGCTCCAGGGCGCCGAGCTGGTCGAGGCCTTGAACGGCGCGCAGGCGCTGCTGGTGCGCGGCGGCACCAAGGTCACCGGTGACGTGCTGCGGGCCACCACGACGCTCAAGGTCGTGGTGCGCGCGGGCACCGGCCTCGACAACGTCGACGCTGCCGCGGCGCGCGAGAAGTCGATCGCGGTCTACAACACGCCCAACGCCAACTCGGTTTCCGTCGCGGAGCTGGTGTTCGGTCTCCTGCTGGCCTTCGAGCGGCACCTGGTCGACGCGGCCCGCGAGCTGCGCGACGGCAAGTGGGAAAAGGTGCGCTTCTCCGGCCACGAGATCGCCGGACGTCGCATGGGGCTCGTGGGCTTCGGACGCATCGCGCGCGAAGTCGCCACACGCGCGCGCGCGTTCCAGATGGAGGTCTGGGCCTACGACCCTGTGTTGGCGAGCTGGCCCGAAGACTTCTCCTGGGTGAAGCGGGTGGAGCTGGGCGAGCTGCTGGTGGCGAGCGACGTGCTCTCGCTGCACGTGCCGCTCGACGACAAGACGCGTGGCATGATCGGCGCTCCCGAGCTGGCCAAGATGAAGCTCGACGCGGTGCTCATCAACTGCTCGCGCGGAGGTGTGGTCGACGAGACCGCGCTCACCGAGGCGCTCAAGGCCAAGCAGCTGCGCGGCGCGGCGATCGATGTGTTCGCGAACGAGCCACCGGGCAGGATCCCGCTGCTCGAGCTGCCCAACGTCATCGCCGCCCCGCACCTCGGCGCGTCCACGGCCGAGGCCCAGGGTCGCGCCGGCGACGACGCGGCGGCCATCCTGGTCGAGGCGCTGGCCAAGCTGTAG